Proteins encoded in a region of the Variovorax sp. PAMC 28711 genome:
- a CDS encoding SPFH domain-containing protein: MDFAVPFVILVIAIIFISQSVKFVPQQNAWVRERLGKYHGTMTPGANFLIPFIDKVAYKHSLKEIPLDVPSQICITRDNTQLQVDGILYFQVTDPMRASYGSSNYIMAVTQLAQTSLRSVVGKLELDKTFEERDIINAQVVAAIDEAALNWGVKVLRYEIKDLTPPKEILLAMQAQITAERGKRALIAASEGRRQEQINIATGEREAFIARSEGEKQAAINNAQGEAAAITAVADATAFAIERVAAAIRQPGGEQAVQLKVAERAVDAYGKVAQDSKTTLIVPSNMSETAALIASAMRMVQAGKNGPTAG; the protein is encoded by the coding sequence ATGGATTTCGCAGTCCCCTTCGTGATTCTCGTCATCGCGATCATCTTCATCAGTCAGTCGGTGAAGTTCGTTCCGCAACAAAACGCCTGGGTGCGCGAGCGTCTGGGCAAGTACCACGGGACGATGACGCCCGGCGCCAACTTCCTGATCCCGTTCATCGACAAGGTGGCCTACAAGCACAGCCTGAAAGAAATCCCGCTCGACGTGCCCAGCCAGATCTGCATCACGCGCGACAACACGCAGCTGCAGGTCGACGGCATCCTGTATTTCCAGGTGACCGACCCGATGCGGGCGAGCTACGGTTCGTCCAACTACATCATGGCAGTGACGCAGCTGGCGCAGACGTCGTTGCGCAGCGTGGTCGGCAAGCTCGAGCTCGACAAGACCTTCGAGGAGCGCGACATCATCAATGCGCAGGTTGTCGCGGCGATCGACGAGGCCGCGCTGAACTGGGGCGTGAAGGTGTTGCGCTACGAAATCAAGGATCTGACGCCACCGAAAGAAATCCTGCTGGCCATGCAGGCGCAGATCACCGCAGAGCGCGGCAAGCGCGCCCTCATTGCGGCGTCCGAAGGTCGACGTCAGGAACAGATCAACATCGCGACCGGCGAGCGTGAGGCATTCATTGCCCGCTCCGAAGGCGAAAAGCAAGCGGCCATCAACAACGCACAAGGCGAAGCCGCGGCCATCACGGCTGTGGCCGATGCCACCGCGTTTGCGATCGAACGCGTCGCCGCAGCGATCCGCCAACCCGGCGGCGAGCAGGCCGTGCAATTGAAGGTGGCGGAGCGCGCCGTCGATGCCTACGGCAAGGTGGCGCAGGATTCGAAGACCACGTTGATCGTGCCCAGCAACATGAGCGAAACCGCTGCGCTCATCGCATCTGCGATGCGCATGGTGCAAGCCGGAAAAAACGGCCCCACAGCGGGTTAG
- a CDS encoding fasciclin domain-containing protein, with amino-acid sequence MQIKLNRLAAATLAVALTAGAFSAMAKDVMVGGAPMSPTKDIIDNAVNSKDHTTLVAAVKAAGLVDTLKGPGPFTVFAPTNKAFAALPAGTVDTLLKPESKAALTGVLTYHVVSGKLDAAELMKEIKAGNGSAELKTVAGGMLVAKAKGSKITLTDEKGGTATVTIPNVYQSNGVIHVVDKVLLPK; translated from the coding sequence ATGCAGATCAAACTCAATCGCCTTGCCGCCGCGACCCTCGCCGTCGCACTCACCGCCGGCGCGTTCAGCGCGATGGCCAAGGACGTGATGGTGGGCGGCGCGCCGATGTCGCCGACCAAGGACATCATCGACAACGCCGTCAACTCCAAGGACCACACGACGCTGGTCGCCGCTGTCAAGGCCGCCGGCCTGGTCGACACGCTCAAGGGTCCCGGTCCGTTCACCGTGTTCGCACCGACCAACAAGGCCTTCGCCGCATTGCCCGCCGGCACCGTCGACACGCTGCTCAAGCCGGAGAGCAAGGCCGCCCTGACCGGCGTGCTGACCTATCACGTGGTGTCGGGAAAGCTCGACGCGGCTGAACTCATGAAGGAAATCAAGGCCGGCAACGGCTCTGCCGAACTGAAGACGGTGGCCGGCGGCATGCTGGTTGCCAAGGCCAAGGGCAGCAAGATCACCCTGACCGATGAAAAGGGCGGCACCGCCACGGTGACCATCCCCAATGTGTACCAGTCGAACGGCGTGATCCACGTGGTCGACAAGGTGCTGCTGCCCAAGTAA
- a CDS encoding leucyl aminopeptidase encodes MDFQLKTLTGSQAATEKSDALIVLVPSGALAVGDALSALASAARAAGDLPDKPGKLLSLYRPEGVAAPRVVLASIGDGVPGSVRSAVLAAVRTLKGLGTKRLTLVFAGPADGAAVHSAVLAVADASYVYVTTKSKSEPRTLRQVTLGVADGNAVSSAFAEAKATAAGIEFAKEWGNRPANHCTPTLLADAAETLTSQAHIKCEVLGPKEVAKLGMGSFASVAQGSSEPLRFIVLSYRGATKDQAPVVLVGKGITFDTGGVSMKPAAEMDEMKFDMCGAASVLGVFRALGELKPAINVIGLIPSCENMNDGKALKPGDVVTSMSGQTIEVLNTDAEGRLILCDALTYAERFKPAAVIDIATLTGACVVALGGVRTGLFSADDALAKALEAAGEQSLDRCWRLPLDDEYAEGLKSNFADVANIGGRAGGAITAAKFLQRFTGAFPWAHLDIAGTAWKSGAAKGSTGRPVGLLVAYLVSRAGAVQPALPKKGRKAPAAA; translated from the coding sequence ATGGACTTCCAACTCAAGACCCTCACTGGCAGTCAGGCTGCCACCGAAAAATCCGACGCGCTCATCGTCCTCGTGCCCTCCGGTGCGCTGGCGGTCGGCGATGCGTTGTCGGCCCTGGCGAGCGCTGCGCGCGCGGCGGGCGACCTGCCCGACAAGCCTGGCAAACTGCTGTCGCTCTATCGGCCTGAAGGCGTCGCGGCGCCCCGCGTGGTGCTGGCGTCGATCGGCGACGGCGTGCCGGGTTCCGTGCGCAGTGCGGTGCTGGCCGCGGTACGCACGCTCAAGGGCCTTGGAACGAAGCGCCTGACGCTGGTCTTCGCGGGTCCGGCCGACGGTGCGGCGGTGCATAGCGCGGTCCTGGCCGTCGCGGATGCGAGCTACGTCTACGTCACCACGAAGTCGAAGTCGGAGCCGCGAACGCTGCGGCAGGTCACCCTCGGTGTGGCCGACGGCAACGCCGTCAGCTCGGCTTTCGCCGAAGCCAAGGCCACCGCGGCAGGCATCGAGTTCGCCAAGGAGTGGGGCAATCGCCCCGCCAACCACTGCACGCCGACGCTGCTGGCAGACGCGGCCGAAACCCTCACCTCGCAGGCGCACATCAAATGCGAGGTGCTGGGCCCGAAAGAGGTGGCCAAGCTCGGGATGGGCTCTTTCGCATCGGTCGCGCAAGGCTCTTCCGAACCGCTTCGCTTCATTGTGTTGAGCTACCGCGGCGCCACCAAGGACCAGGCCCCTGTGGTGCTGGTGGGCAAGGGCATCACTTTCGACACGGGGGGGGTGTCGATGAAACCCGCTGCCGAAATGGACGAAATGAAGTTCGACATGTGCGGCGCGGCGAGCGTGCTCGGCGTGTTTCGTGCCTTGGGCGAATTGAAACCCGCCATCAACGTGATCGGCCTGATTCCTTCGTGCGAAAACATGAACGACGGCAAGGCTTTGAAGCCCGGCGACGTCGTGACCAGCATGAGCGGCCAGACCATTGAGGTGCTCAACACCGATGCCGAAGGCCGACTCATCTTGTGCGATGCGCTGACCTATGCTGAACGTTTCAAGCCGGCCGCGGTGATCGACATCGCCACGCTGACTGGCGCATGCGTCGTCGCGTTGGGCGGTGTGCGCACTGGCCTGTTCAGCGCAGACGACGCGCTGGCCAAGGCGCTCGAAGCAGCAGGCGAGCAATCGCTGGACCGCTGCTGGCGCCTGCCGCTGGACGACGAGTATGCCGAAGGTCTCAAGAGCAACTTTGCCGATGTGGCCAACATCGGCGGCCGCGCTGGCGGTGCGATCACGGCGGCCAAATTCCTGCAGCGCTTCACCGGGGCATTCCCGTGGGCGCATCTGGACATCGCGGGCACAGCATGGAAGAGCGGCGCAGCCAAAGGGTCGACGGGCCGTCCGGTCGGCTTGCTGGTGGCGTACCTCGTCTCGCGCGCCGGCGCCGTCCAGCCCGCATTGCCCAAAAAGGGTCGCAAGGCCCCAGCCGCTGCGTGA
- the lptF gene encoding LPS export ABC transporter permease LptF, giving the protein MLFHSSLRKELSRSFGATLVVLVTIVMTMMLIRTLGLAAKGSVNPSEVFLVMTYTVLGYLPTILSLSLFIAIVGTLSRMYRDSEMVIWFSSGRGLADFVEPLFRFAWPVLALITVLAMVGWPWANSQTHGMRDQYERRSDIERVAPGEFVESAGRMRVFFVDKDTPDGNTASNVFISSIERNRQIVTSARGGHMEFIDNARFLMLDNGQRLERPLDRSSLKISEFKTYGARTGSNASGLGDETPARELSTLRLLAAPTGVNLAELAWRLGMLLAGANFVLLALTLSSVNPRVGRSGNLLFALFAFVVYYNLLNLGQGWVASGRFSFGGWLLVLHGGVLFIGVLWLTLRHHNWGIRRRPSRQISGGLHAGTVR; this is encoded by the coding sequence ATGTTATTCCATTCCTCTCTCCGCAAAGAGTTGTCGCGCAGCTTCGGCGCGACCCTCGTCGTGCTGGTCACCATCGTGATGACCATGATGTTGATCCGCACCCTCGGCCTTGCGGCCAAGGGCAGCGTCAACCCCTCCGAAGTGTTCCTGGTGATGACTTATACGGTGCTTGGCTATCTGCCGACCATCCTGAGTCTGAGCCTGTTCATCGCCATCGTCGGTACGCTGTCGCGCATGTACCGTGACAGCGAAATGGTGATTTGGTTCTCCAGCGGCCGCGGATTGGCCGACTTCGTGGAGCCGCTGTTTCGCTTCGCATGGCCCGTGCTCGCGCTCATCACGGTGCTCGCCATGGTCGGCTGGCCCTGGGCCAACTCGCAGACTCACGGCATGCGCGACCAATACGAACGGCGCAGCGACATCGAGCGCGTGGCCCCCGGCGAGTTCGTCGAATCGGCGGGCCGCATGCGGGTGTTCTTCGTCGACAAGGACACGCCCGATGGCAACACGGCGTCGAACGTCTTCATCTCGTCGATCGAGCGGAACCGGCAGATCGTCACGTCAGCGCGCGGCGGCCACATGGAATTCATCGACAACGCGCGCTTCCTGATGCTCGACAACGGCCAGCGCCTCGAACGGCCGCTCGACCGGTCTAGCCTGAAGATCAGCGAGTTCAAGACCTACGGCGCGCGCACCGGCAGCAATGCCTCCGGCCTCGGCGACGAAACGCCCGCGCGCGAGTTGTCCACCTTGCGGCTCCTGGCTGCACCCACCGGCGTCAATCTGGCCGAACTCGCCTGGCGACTCGGCATGCTCCTGGCCGGGGCCAATTTCGTGCTGCTGGCGCTGACGCTGTCGAGTGTCAATCCGCGGGTCGGCCGCAGCGGCAACCTGCTCTTCGCACTGTTCGCATTCGTCGTTTATTACAACCTGCTGAACCTGGGGCAAGGATGGGTGGCCTCCGGCCGATTCAGCTTTGGCGGATGGCTGCTGGTGCTGCATGGGGGCGTGCTGTTTATCGGGGTCCTGTGGCTCACGCTGCGACACCACAACTGGGGAATCCGCAGACGGCCATCGCGCCAGATCAGCGGTGGCCTGCACGCGGGAACGGTGCGATGA
- a CDS encoding NfeD family protein produces the protein MANSTIWWLIAGGAIVLELLSGTVYLLLLSAGFASAAIAAHLGAGLTTQLVVAAFVGVSAVIVWHWIRRSRPVTLASGSNPDVNLDVGEKVFVDAWNVDGTATVRYRGAQWTVVPRAGSTTSTGEHRVVEVIGSRLVLDKI, from the coding sequence ATGGCCAATTCCACCATCTGGTGGCTGATCGCTGGCGGCGCGATCGTCCTCGAACTGTTGTCAGGCACCGTTTACCTGCTGCTGCTGAGCGCAGGCTTTGCCTCCGCCGCCATCGCTGCGCACCTCGGCGCAGGCTTGACGACGCAACTGGTCGTTGCAGCCTTCGTCGGTGTGAGCGCGGTCATCGTGTGGCACTGGATACGACGCAGCAGGCCGGTCACGCTGGCCAGCGGATCGAATCCCGATGTGAACCTCGACGTCGGCGAGAAGGTGTTCGTCGATGCGTGGAACGTCGATGGCACGGCCACCGTTCGCTATCGCGGCGCGCAATGGACGGTGGTTCCGCGTGCCGGCAGCACCACGAGCACCGGAGAGCACCGCGTCGTCGAAGTCATCGGCAGCCGGCTGGTACTCGACAAGATCTGA
- a CDS encoding arginine/lysine/ornithine decarboxylase, producing the protein MKFRFPIVIIDEDFRAENTSGLGIRALAQAIESEGFEVLGVTSYGDLSQFAQQQSRASAFILSIDDEEFTPGPDLDPAVLNLRSFIEQVRRKNAEVPIYIYGETRTSRHIPNDILRELHGFIHMFEDTPEFVARHIIREAKSYLEGVQPPFFKALIDYAEDGSYSWHCPGHSGGVAFLKSPVGQMFHQFFGENMLRADVCNAVEELGQLLDHTGPVAASERNAARIFNADHCFFVTNGTSTSNKMVWHHTVAPDDVVVVDRNCHKSILHAIIMTGAIPVFMKPTRNHFGIIGPIPQSEFEQSAIKAKIKANPLLAHVDPDTVKPRVMTLTQSTYDGVIYNTETIKNMLDGYVDTLHFDEAWLPHAAFHPFYGAYHAMGKRRVRPKEALVFATQSTHKLLAGISQASHVLVQDSQNRALDRDLFNEAYLMHSSTSPQYAIIASCDVAAAMMEPPGGTALVEESILEALDFRRAMRKVEEEFGKDEWWFKVWGPEKLVDEGIGRAEDWIMKGEKEGKRKTKKSPRNWHGFGDLADGFNMLDPIKSTIVTPGLDLEGNFAETGIPASVVTKFLAEHGVIVEKTGLYSFFIMFTIGITKGRWNTLLTALQQFKDDYARNQPMWRILPEFCQVHPGYEKLGLRDLCQHIHKLYARFDVARLTTEMYLSDLTPAMKPSDAFAHIAHRKTERVDIDELEGRITTSLITPYPPGIPLLIPGEVFNKKIVDYLKFAREFNKECPGFETDIHGLVAKIDETGKKRYYADCVRR; encoded by the coding sequence ATGAAATTTCGCTTTCCGATCGTCATCATCGACGAGGACTTCCGCGCCGAGAACACCTCGGGGCTGGGCATTCGCGCATTGGCGCAAGCCATCGAGAGCGAAGGCTTCGAGGTGCTCGGCGTCACGAGCTATGGCGACCTGAGCCAGTTCGCGCAGCAGCAAAGCCGGGCCAGTGCCTTCATCCTGTCGATCGACGACGAGGAATTCACGCCCGGGCCCGACCTCGATCCGGCCGTGCTCAACCTGCGCAGCTTCATCGAGCAGGTGCGCCGCAAGAACGCCGAGGTGCCGATCTACATCTACGGCGAGACGCGCACCTCGCGCCACATCCCGAACGACATCCTGCGCGAACTGCATGGCTTCATCCACATGTTCGAGGACACGCCGGAGTTCGTGGCGCGCCACATCATCCGCGAGGCCAAGAGCTACCTCGAGGGCGTTCAGCCGCCGTTCTTCAAGGCGCTGATCGACTACGCGGAAGATGGCTCGTACTCGTGGCACTGCCCGGGTCACTCGGGTGGCGTGGCCTTTCTCAAGAGCCCGGTGGGCCAGATGTTCCACCAGTTCTTCGGCGAGAACATGCTGCGCGCCGACGTGTGCAATGCGGTGGAAGAACTCGGTCAACTGCTCGACCACACCGGTCCGGTGGCGGCCAGCGAGCGCAATGCCGCACGCATCTTCAACGCCGACCACTGCTTCTTCGTGACCAACGGCACCAGCACCAGCAACAAGATGGTGTGGCACCACACGGTGGCGCCCGACGACGTGGTGGTGGTCGACCGCAACTGCCACAAATCGATCCTGCACGCGATCATCATGACCGGCGCGATTCCCGTCTTCATGAAGCCCACGCGCAACCATTTCGGCATCATCGGCCCGATCCCGCAGAGCGAGTTCGAGCAGAGCGCGATCAAGGCCAAGATCAAGGCCAACCCGTTGCTCGCGCATGTCGACCCCGACACCGTCAAGCCGCGCGTGATGACGCTCACCCAGTCGACCTACGACGGCGTGATCTACAACACCGAGACCATCAAGAACATGCTCGACGGCTACGTCGACACGCTGCATTTCGACGAAGCCTGGTTGCCGCACGCGGCGTTCCACCCGTTCTACGGCGCCTACCACGCGATGGGCAAGCGCCGGGTGCGACCGAAGGAGGCGTTGGTGTTCGCCACGCAATCGACCCACAAGCTGCTGGCCGGCATCAGCCAGGCCAGCCACGTGCTGGTGCAGGACTCGCAGAACCGTGCGCTCGACCGCGACCTGTTCAACGAGGCCTACCTGATGCACTCGTCGACCAGCCCGCAGTACGCGATCATCGCGAGCTGCGACGTGGCTGCCGCCATGATGGAACCGCCCGGCGGCACCGCATTGGTGGAAGAGTCCATCCTCGAAGCGCTCGACTTCCGCCGCGCCATGCGCAAGGTCGAGGAAGAGTTCGGCAAGGACGAGTGGTGGTTCAAGGTCTGGGGCCCCGAGAAGCTGGTCGACGAAGGCATCGGTCGCGCCGAAGACTGGATCATGAAGGGCGAGAAGGAGGGCAAGCGCAAGACGAAGAAGTCGCCGCGCAACTGGCACGGCTTCGGTGACCTGGCCGACGGCTTCAACATGCTGGACCCGATCAAGTCGACGATCGTGACGCCGGGCCTCGACCTGGAAGGCAACTTTGCAGAAACCGGCATTCCGGCCAGCGTGGTGACCAAGTTCCTCGCCGAGCACGGCGTGATCGTGGAGAAGACCGGGCTCTACAGCTTCTTCATCATGTTCACCATCGGCATCACCAAGGGCCGCTGGAACACGCTGCTCACGGCGCTGCAGCAGTTCAAGGACGACTACGCCCGTAACCAGCCGATGTGGCGCATCCTGCCGGAGTTCTGCCAGGTGCATCCCGGCTACGAGAAGCTCGGCCTGCGCGACCTGTGCCAGCACATCCACAAGCTGTATGCGCGCTTCGACGTGGCGCGCCTCACCACCGAGATGTACCTGAGCGACCTCACGCCGGCGATGAAGCCGAGCGATGCCTTCGCGCACATCGCGCACCGCAAGACCGAGCGCGTGGACATCGATGAACTGGAAGGGCGCATCACGACCAGCCTGATCACGCCGTACCCGCCGGGCATTCCGCTGCTGATTCCGGGCGAGGTCTTCAACAAGAAGATCGTTGACTACCTGAAGTTCGCGCGCGAGTTCAACAAGGAATGCCCGGGCTTCGAGACCGACATCCACGGTCTGGTGGCGAAGATCGACGAGACGGGCAAGAAGCGCTACTACGCCGACTGCGTGCGTCGCTGA
- a CDS encoding DNA polymerase III subunit chi, translated as MTGIDFHFNAPDKVLHACRLLRKALRLHDARLVVIGEPETLDAVDAALWALSPVDFIAHCRSDAEGHVIARTPVLLLDVDSGPAPHRQVLVNVGAALPAGFERFDRLIDIVSGDPEDRQIGRARWKHYATRGYAITPHDFAKAGA; from the coding sequence GTGACGGGCATCGACTTTCACTTCAACGCGCCCGACAAGGTGCTGCATGCGTGCCGGCTGCTGCGCAAGGCGCTTCGCTTGCACGATGCGAGGCTGGTCGTCATTGGCGAGCCCGAAACGCTCGATGCCGTCGACGCGGCGCTCTGGGCGTTGTCGCCAGTCGATTTCATTGCGCACTGCCGGAGTGACGCCGAGGGGCATGTGATCGCGCGAACACCGGTGCTGCTGCTGGATGTCGACAGCGGACCCGCGCCGCACCGGCAGGTGCTGGTGAATGTCGGTGCCGCGCTGCCCGCCGGCTTCGAGCGCTTCGACCGTTTGATCGACATCGTGAGCGGCGACCCCGAAGACCGGCAGATCGGACGGGCCCGCTGGAAGCACTACGCAACGCGGGGCTACGCGATCACGCCACACGACTTCGCGAAGGCGGGTGCCTGA
- a CDS encoding branched-chain amino acid ABC transporter substrate-binding protein: protein MQLKWTAVALAALTLVACGKKEEAAAPAAAPAATAAAPAAAPPADALVVKIGHVGPTSGPIAHLGKDNEFGAKMAIEDLNSRNLKIGDKVAKFELMAEDDGGDPKQGTAVAQKLVDAKVNGVVGHLNSGTTIPASKLYSDAGIPQISPSATNPKYTRQGFKTTFRVVADDTQLGGTLGKYAVETLKGKNIAVIDDRTAYGQGVAEEFEKAAKAAGATIVGHEFTTDKSTDFNAILTKLKGAKPDVLFFGGMDAVAGPMLKQVKQLGMTVKFMGGDGMCTGELAKLAGDAVGEDMVVCAEAGGVDGDFKAPLEKFKADFKAKNGVDVQIYAPYVYDAVEILADAMVRAGSSDPAKYLPEIGKTNYKGVTGPIAFDEKGDIKNGALTLYTYKAGKREQIAVVR from the coding sequence ATGCAATTGAAATGGACTGCGGTCGCACTGGCTGCGCTCACGCTCGTGGCTTGCGGCAAGAAAGAAGAAGCCGCGGCACCCGCTGCGGCACCGGCAGCGACCGCTGCAGCGCCCGCTGCAGCACCTCCGGCAGACGCGCTGGTCGTCAAGATCGGTCACGTTGGCCCGACCAGCGGCCCGATCGCTCACCTCGGCAAGGACAACGAGTTCGGCGCCAAGATGGCCATCGAAGACCTGAATTCGAGGAACCTCAAGATCGGCGACAAGGTTGCCAAGTTCGAACTGATGGCCGAAGACGACGGTGGCGATCCGAAGCAAGGCACCGCTGTTGCACAGAAGCTGGTCGACGCCAAGGTCAACGGCGTGGTCGGGCACCTGAACTCCGGCACCACGATCCCGGCTTCGAAGCTGTACAGCGACGCGGGCATTCCCCAGATCTCGCCGTCGGCCACCAACCCCAAGTACACACGTCAAGGCTTCAAGACCACGTTCCGCGTGGTGGCTGACGACACGCAACTGGGCGGCACGCTCGGCAAGTACGCCGTCGAAACACTGAAGGGCAAGAACATCGCCGTGATCGACGACCGCACTGCTTACGGCCAGGGCGTCGCAGAAGAGTTCGAGAAGGCCGCCAAGGCGGCTGGTGCGACCATCGTCGGCCACGAATTCACCACCGACAAGTCCACCGACTTCAACGCCATCCTGACCAAGCTCAAGGGTGCCAAGCCCGACGTGCTGTTCTTCGGCGGCATGGACGCCGTGGCCGGCCCGATGCTCAAGCAAGTCAAGCAACTCGGCATGACCGTGAAGTTCATGGGTGGCGACGGCATGTGCACCGGCGAACTCGCCAAGCTCGCTGGTGATGCAGTGGGCGAAGACATGGTGGTGTGCGCCGAAGCCGGCGGCGTCGACGGTGACTTCAAGGCGCCGCTCGAGAAGTTCAAGGCCGACTTCAAGGCCAAGAACGGCGTCGACGTCCAGATCTACGCACCGTACGTGTACGACGCCGTGGAAATCCTGGCCGACGCCATGGTGCGTGCCGGTTCCTCCGACCCTGCCAAGTACCTGCCTGAAATCGGCAAGACCAACTACAAGGGCGTGACCGGCCCGATCGCCTTCGACGAAAAGGGCGACATCAAGAACGGCGCGCTGACCCTGTACACGTACAAGGCCGGCAAGCGCGAGCAAATCGCTGTGGTTCGCTGA
- a CDS encoding DNA ligase: MLNRRSWLLAALAAATAPVAFARETAPALMLADVYQRGMSLDDYWVSEKYDGVRGYWDGKQLWTRGGERVIAPAWFTAGFPATPMDGELWAGRGQFTQAMSTVRSQTPVDAAWREIRFMVFDLPAQPGDFSARLSALRKLLPITSAPWLLPVAQQRATSHAELQALLDKTVKLGGEGLMLHRGNSMYRGERSAALLKFKPYDDAEARVVAMVPGKGRHDGRMGALWVESPEGRRFKLGSGFSDAERNNPPAIGSWVTYRYNGTNPGGLPRFARFLRVRPDIPS, translated from the coding sequence GTGTTGAACCGCAGATCCTGGTTGTTGGCGGCCCTGGCCGCCGCGACGGCGCCCGTCGCATTCGCGCGCGAAACGGCACCTGCGCTGATGCTGGCAGACGTCTACCAGCGCGGCATGTCGCTCGACGACTACTGGGTCAGCGAAAAATACGACGGCGTTCGCGGCTATTGGGACGGCAAGCAACTCTGGACGCGCGGTGGCGAGCGGGTCATCGCGCCGGCCTGGTTCACCGCCGGTTTTCCGGCGACGCCGATGGACGGCGAACTGTGGGCCGGACGTGGCCAGTTCACGCAGGCGATGTCGACGGTGCGCAGCCAGACGCCAGTCGATGCGGCCTGGCGCGAAATCCGCTTCATGGTGTTCGACCTGCCCGCGCAGCCCGGCGATTTCAGCGCCCGACTCAGTGCACTGCGCAAGCTGCTGCCGATCACGAGCGCGCCCTGGCTGCTGCCCGTCGCGCAACAGCGCGCCACGTCGCACGCCGAGCTGCAGGCGCTTCTCGACAAGACGGTCAAGCTCGGCGGGGAAGGCCTGATGCTTCACCGGGGCAACTCCATGTACCGCGGCGAGCGAAGCGCTGCGCTCCTCAAGTTCAAGCCGTACGACGACGCGGAAGCGCGCGTGGTGGCGATGGTGCCCGGCAAGGGCCGTCACGACGGCCGCATGGGCGCGCTGTGGGTGGAATCACCGGAGGGCCGACGCTTCAAGCTCGGCAGCGGCTTCAGCGATGCGGAACGCAACAACCCGCCGGCCATCGGCAGTTGGGTCACCTACCGCTACAACGGCACAAACCCCGGCGGTCTGCCGAGGTTTGCGCGCTTCTTGCGTGTCCGTCCCGACATTCCCTCCTGA
- the fabI gene encoding enoyl-ACP reductase FabI, which yields MGFLTGKKLLITGVLSNRSIAYGIAKACHQQGAELAFSYVGERFRDRTTEFAADFGSKLIFDCDVGDDAQIERLFTDLSKTWPTFDGFVHSIGFAPREAISGDFLDGLSREGFKIAHDISAYSFPAMARAALPYLNDKSALLTLTYLGALRVLPNYNTMGLAKASLEASVRYMAASMGPKGMRVNGISAGPIKTLAASGIQGFGKMLSAVAQASPIGRNVTIDEVGNVAAFLLSDLASGVTAEITYVDGGFSNVVGGIAENAA from the coding sequence ATGGGCTTTCTCACCGGCAAAAAACTGCTGATCACGGGCGTGCTGAGCAACCGTTCGATCGCTTACGGCATCGCCAAGGCCTGTCACCAGCAAGGCGCCGAACTCGCTTTCAGCTATGTCGGCGAGCGCTTCAGGGACCGCACGACCGAGTTTGCCGCCGACTTCGGCTCCAAGCTCATCTTCGATTGCGATGTGGGAGACGACGCGCAAATCGAAAGGCTCTTCACCGATCTGTCGAAGACCTGGCCGACGTTCGACGGCTTCGTGCACAGCATCGGCTTCGCACCGCGCGAGGCCATCTCCGGCGATTTTCTCGACGGCCTGTCGCGTGAAGGTTTCAAGATCGCGCACGACATCAGCGCCTACAGCTTCCCGGCGATGGCGCGGGCCGCCCTGCCCTATCTCAACGACAAGTCGGCCCTGCTCACGCTGACCTACCTCGGCGCGCTGCGCGTGCTGCCCAACTACAACACGATGGGCCTGGCCAAGGCATCGCTCGAAGCGTCGGTGCGCTACATGGCCGCTTCGATGGGGCCGAAGGGAATGCGGGTGAACGGCATCAGCGCGGGCCCGATCAAGACGCTCGCCGCGAGCGGCATCCAGGGCTTCGGCAAGATGCTGTCGGCGGTGGCACAAGCCTCGCCGATCGGGCGCAACGTGACGATCGACGAGGTCGGCAACGTCGCGGCTTTCCTGCTGAGCGACCTCGCCAGCGGTGTGACCGCCGAGATCACGTACGTCGACGGCGGCTTCAGCAACGTGGTGGGCGGCATCGCCGAAAACGCTGCGTGA